The following are encoded in a window of Bdellovibrio svalbardensis genomic DNA:
- a CDS encoding catalase gives MKKSKKGLTTDAGAPIADNQNSLTIGERGPLLIQDFQLLEKLARQNRERIPERTVHAKGSGAFGTLKITHDISKYTKAHFLQKGRKTDMLIRFSTVAGERGAADAERDVRGFAMKFYTEEGNFDLVGNNTPVFFVRDPYKFPDFIHTQKRDPKTNMRSPTSMWDFWSLSPESVHQVTILFSDRGLPSSYRHMHGFGSHTYSFINAQNERYWVKFHFKTEQGIQNLTNEQGAELVGSDRESHQRDLYEAIERKEYPQWKFFVQIMTQEEAKKTSYNPFDLTKVWPHADFPMIEVGHFELNRNPENYFTQIEQAAFEPSNMVPGISWSPDKMLQSRIFAYADAHRYRIGSNYAQLPVNRARVEVNNYNLDGAMRSDVPEYHDAYYEPNSFGGPVQQEDFKEPSLAFDNPTMDRFNHRIGNDDYSQCRALFKLMSADQKNQLMDNIAEHMQGGKVPLEIVQRQIDVFLKVHPDYGLGVAERMNLKIADDSMRHSRDLHHH, from the coding sequence AAAAAGTCTAAGAAGGGTTTGACCACAGATGCGGGCGCACCGATTGCGGACAACCAAAATTCACTGACCATCGGAGAACGAGGCCCCCTCCTCATTCAGGATTTTCAGCTCTTAGAGAAACTGGCGCGACAGAACCGCGAACGCATCCCAGAGCGAACCGTTCACGCCAAGGGCTCCGGTGCTTTTGGAACTTTAAAGATCACCCACGACATCAGCAAATATACGAAGGCTCATTTCCTTCAAAAAGGTCGCAAGACAGATATGCTTATTCGCTTTTCAACAGTCGCTGGCGAACGCGGCGCCGCCGATGCAGAAAGGGATGTCCGTGGATTCGCCATGAAATTCTACACTGAAGAAGGAAACTTCGATCTTGTCGGCAACAACACCCCTGTTTTCTTTGTCCGTGATCCCTATAAATTTCCCGATTTTATCCATACTCAAAAACGCGATCCTAAAACCAATATGCGTTCACCAACATCCATGTGGGATTTCTGGTCTTTAAGCCCCGAGAGCGTTCATCAGGTGACGATTCTATTCTCAGATCGCGGATTGCCATCCTCTTACCGTCATATGCACGGTTTTGGTTCTCACACCTATTCATTTATCAACGCACAGAACGAAAGATATTGGGTAAAGTTTCACTTTAAAACAGAGCAAGGAATCCAAAACCTCACCAACGAACAAGGCGCGGAGCTGGTGGGCTCTGACCGGGAAAGTCATCAGAGGGACCTCTACGAGGCTATTGAGAGAAAAGAATATCCTCAATGGAAATTCTTCGTGCAGATCATGACTCAGGAAGAAGCTAAAAAAACCTCCTACAATCCCTTTGATCTCACCAAAGTTTGGCCTCATGCCGATTTTCCGATGATCGAAGTTGGCCATTTTGAACTCAATCGCAATCCTGAAAACTATTTTACGCAAATCGAGCAAGCCGCCTTTGAGCCGTCCAATATGGTGCCTGGAATTTCTTGGTCGCCAGATAAAATGTTGCAATCTCGCATCTTCGCTTATGCCGATGCTCACCGCTATCGCATCGGCTCCAACTATGCACAATTGCCAGTCAACAGAGCCCGGGTCGAAGTGAATAACTACAATCTTGACGGAGCCATGCGATCCGATGTGCCGGAGTATCATGATGCCTACTATGAGCCCAACAGCTTCGGTGGACCGGTTCAGCAGGAGGACTTCAAAGAGCCATCTCTGGCCTTTGATAATCCAACTATGGATCGCTTCAACCATCGAATTGGCAATGATGACTACTCTCAATGCCGGGCTCTTTTCAAGCTGATGTCTGCGGATCAGAAAAATCAATTGATGGACAACATTGCTGAACATATGCAGGGCGGAAAGGTTCCTTTGGAAATTGTCCAACGCCAGATTGATGTCTTCCTGAAAGTCCACCCTGACTATGGATTGGGTGTTGCGGAACGTATGAATTTAAAGATCGCCGACGACAGCATGAGACACAGTCGAGATCTCCACCACCACTAG